The window ACGGGacgtaaaaatattctttttttatgattttaacaatattttatttatttatttatttatttatttatttatttatttatttatttatttatttatttatttatttatttttatttttgtgaaTAGGTACGAGACACACACTATTGTAACCAAGGCATCTTCCGAAATTTCTCAAAATTTGAACGTTGACACTAATTATTGagttttaagtaaaaattaaatataagtttgttttttaattgctcactttttatatatttagcaTGGGTTTCCCCTTTTCCCTgtcattttaatatgtaaacCTTCAAATGGGGGAAACATTAAATGAAACTTAAAAAccttaaataaaattaaatacaaaattaaatgcattagtaaaagtaaaattaaataaagatataaaaaaaaaaaatcatatgcaaaaacaaaaataacgaatgaataatttaaaagggCTCATATCACTTATCAGtaagtaataaatattcgGTGTAATAATCAGTATGgagaattatattattatagagAGTAAGGGCAGTGGTATTACGCCCTTTACATAACAATGCAGAATTGTCAACATACGGgatgatatataataaaagttataCTACTGAAaggcattaaaaaaaaaaataataaaataaaataaaacaaaataaggaGCAACCAACTTTTTCATGCTGTAAAGAGGGGGGAGAATTTTAGTTTATGATAATTTGTAAatgtatcatatatttttcttttttgaaggaaaaatttgtattataatttaacattttgttttttttttttttttatatttacggaataaaaatgttaaaatgtttatttttaaagaagagctttccttattttcatattttacgGTAAAACAAAAGGACAAGTCTTGTGTATTGATGTAATTATGGAATTAAATAAACTGAGGATGAGCAACTTtgacatgcatatataacgTAATATtcgaaatataaattttttttaaaaagaaaaaaatcaCCACAACGGCAAAAATAAAGGTACGTATTCTCTTCGCTAATATATTCCAAgtcttttttcttaatattcaatgcattttcgtatttttctaatttgttACTACATtgaatttcttttaaaatttgttcgTACGCCCAAACTACGGTTACGAAATCGATATTTTCTGTTTTCACCTGTTGCCTttctttgtttattttgctattttcTCGCATTATTTCCTTCTCCTTTTCCTTATTTAAATGATAGTTTTGCTTATCTGGGTGATAAATTATTGCCAACTTTTTGAATTGTTTTTTTGCAGTTTCAATGTCGCAATTTTTTTCAACATTCAAAATGGAATAAGGGTTTCTGTATATGCTATTtgtcatttttctttttataatatattcttcatttattaGCGTTGTACAGTAGTAAAATCATTCTATGTTATAGATCATCAGTTTTTGCTTTGTTTTGTTAATCATGTGATTGTCATTTTCCACTGTTCGTTTTGTTTTGTAAATCAGCATTTCtgtttatgaatttttttttttctttcaaaaaACTGAaggctttttcttttttatatatatatatatatatattttttttttttttacattgttATTAGTCCCTTTTTTAAAAggtttaaataaatattatatatttttttaatttttcagtGGTCTTCCACTTTCTGTAATTTGTCACATCATAAACttaatacattttcatttgaCATAAGtcatgctttttttttttttttttttaaattattttatcccTTTACTTTTAACTGTTTCCTTATTATAGTAAATCAtgctatttcttttttatttctgtgACAATTTTCCATAaggttttttatatttcttttatataattttattagtgCGTTAATCTGGAGCAttatacatttgtatattCACTGCATGCGTGTAATAATGCATTATGCGAGTATGTATTACTTAATCTTTTATGTAACTTTCTCCTAgcatttttaatgaatttttatatgttacatttatattgtttCGCCCATCCTCTTGACGATTTGAACATTTCGGTAGGAAGTTTATTTTGgtattcattttcattttaatctTAATTTgagcttctttttttttttcgtttttctaTGTTGTTGTGAACTCATTATTGTGTTATGAGAGGGATGAGCAATTTTGTAGAATTACGTGACGTATCAAAATTTGCCTTTTCCCTTTTCATTAATAACTTATACCCctaattattattagatTTACCTGAATGATGGAAaaagcatatatgtatacatttgaATAAGTAGGTATACACATCTATGCGAATGGTAAAGTGCATATGCACACCTAGATGTATACGATGCATATAACTTTACATACTACCAAAGTTACTATAAAACAAGGATGAGTTAATTCATTTCATCCTTCCAGTAAATGAAGGAAATTCTTTCCATTTttgaacataattttttttttcgcttcATTTTGACCTTTTTCAAAACGAAGCATTAATCACTGCTGAGCAAATAGAAAAAGGATATGATATCATTAAGCTGCAAACAATTAGGAGGTGGAGTTGGCAGACGATTGTGTATGCCCATTTACAGTGGTAGTAGCGATAGTGTTTTTAAAGATAagcattttgttttaaaaaaaataaatcataagTATGagaatgttttattattcggtgatgtaaataaattaagaagCACGGCTGTGGATCTAATAAGAACCATTTCGGGTAAATCAGAGAACTCGAATGCtgattatgaaaatattaatttcaaAAGATATGGAGGTAGGAAGGAAATTAAGTCAATAGAAGCAAAAAACgagaaaaatttagaaaatgaTATCACAGTTAATGATTACAGTACTGAGGATAGCGATCTCTTAACAGGTAATGATAACAATTTggaaaaagtaataataacttcacaaaataaaaatctcGAGTTAAGGAAGAAGTTATCATTTTGGCAAATATACAGCTTAAGAGTTAAAAAGAGcctacatttatttaatttacgTGATTTTGCGTTGATTCTTCAGTCTTTTCATTTGTATAACAAGGATACCGGTAATTTCGATCGAAGCATCGATTTCCGTTTCTGTTTGTTtctatttgtatttatatttttttttttttttttgtccttttacatatttaacaTTTCGTTGAAATAAATACGTGAATAGGTGTATGCATACATGTGATTTTTTCCTATATTATATGCTGTTATATTgcaatttatctttttttttatatttttttttttttttccatttttctactttgctattttttccatttttttgtattttttgtatttataggAATTTATGTGTCAAGTGTAAAACACATTGACAGGCAAGTCGCCTCAATGAATGGAATTTCGTTCGTGataattttaaacattttgaGCAAGagattaaaaaagaataactaCAACGATTTTTTCAAGAAAATGATGAATTATTTGCCGAACGTTATATAcgaattaaatatacaagaTATGAACAACATTTTAAACTGTTTTTACAATTTAGAGTTAAGTAATACAAAAGTCTGTGAAATGTTTTGTCCgaaaattatatcaaattTAGACAAAGTAGAAGATACTTATACCCTTTCAtctttatgttatattttctataaatatgactttgaaaatttacatttttttgaatgtttaaaaaaaagaggactGTGTTTACTGAATGATTTTGATGCGACTGAGTTTTATAGgttcatattttcattatataaaaaaaatatttgcttaaaagatattattgagaaaaagaaaaatgacgtttttacttttttgtcTAATTACAATGATGAGgagaaattatttatgtgtaaATTTTTCGGGATAAAATGATGCTACGCCGAGTCTTTTGAGCTgtattgtatgtatgtatgtatgtatatatgttatgtgtatgtatttgtatatatagatatatatgtgtatatgttgGCGTATATAAGTGTattagtatttatttatgcatatatattgtatgtgTTATCACTGGAGCATAGTATAATTGTTTTGTCGAATAACATACCAATTTTTTGTAgataaattaagaaattatttttattataattgtgaATAGTGTATTTGTCTATTTGGATTTTATTAAGGCGTTTAAAAGTGCTGGCACAAATGGGAAAGAGGTTAAAAATGACTGCTCAGTAGAGTatgaatagaaaaattagagaagaaaaattatttgagaaaattaaaattgttacactgaaattatttgtatatgagCATTcatctatctatctatctatctatttatatatatatatacatatatatatatatatgtatgtgtgtgacATGACTATTCATgtttaagaataatttttatggtCTTCATGTTGTTGCTCTTTTAGCTTATTAAATTTGcgtcttaattttttttttttttatatttgccATATTTGTTACTgcagtataatatattcctgAGTTATTAATGCttgaatttttttagtattgacagaaaaaataaataggcGTAGAAAGGGAAATGttactaaatattttttcgcGTTCACATGAATGCAAGaatagtacaaaaaaaaaaaaaaaaaaaaaaagattttttgCTGCTTCATCTTGCTgcgttcattttttttacttatttttcgTCCGCTTCTTTATATTACTCATTATTTGTCCATTTATTCCCcatttattgtttatttgttaCTCAATTTTTATCCACTATTTATCTGTGCCTTCCCTTTAACCGAACAAACATATGCACGTGTGCACTGTTCCCAAAAGATGAATCACAAAATcgatatttttttgtacatttgtaaaatggaaaataaattaaaggtAGAGAAAGACTTAATAAAGAAACTTATACCAACACAAAAAAAGTTCAGTAAAAATATGGTAGttaaatatgttttgtaTAACtataaaacgaaaaaatctttaataaaaaaaaattggaatattaattacattttGAATAAGACaaagaagaagaggaaaaacAAGGAAGCTGCACATGATAAGAACATATCTGACAAACTTGATGGTGAAAAGAAGGAAGTAACACACGAGCACAATTTTACTGACTCGCATGGAAATCCTATGAACAATttattaattgaaaaaagtagtggagtaaataataattcaagttcttataaaaaattgcttAACAAGATAATCcgaaatgtaaaaaatggaagaaataCGACCATAGTAAATACTGGTAATGACAAATGGGAATTGTGTGTATATAGgcatacaaatatgtataaataaatagatgtataatatatataggcatataattatgtatatataaatatatacatactacctatatatatatatatatatatatatatatatgtgcatatgtgtTAAAAGGAGTACATTTCTAATACTCTCGAATTGTGAATATAGTATATGCTTTAAGTATCCCCTCTTTAATTCATAATTGTTCCTCgtgtttttacttttttcttttcttttttttcttatctaTACAAAActattcttatataaaattcgttacattaaaatttaaagggGTAGACACACAGAAGGGTGAAAAAAATGTCTTTCTTTATGGTCACTtgtttaagaaatatttaggAAACGGTGAGCAATGTTTATATCTTTAACTGTGTATTCACAAGCGCAGTTTAacacgtatatacataaatatatatatgtgtgtatatatgtgggtatatatgtgtatatatgtgtgtgtatatatgtgtatatatatgtgtatatatatgtgtatatatatgtgtatatatatgtgtatatatatgtgtatatatatgtgtatatatatgtgtatatatatgtgtatatatatttatgtacatgcTTGTGCGGAGGGTGATTATATACTGTGCTCCACTGCAAGTTCACCTAGCTTACaattgtttaaaaataataaattgaacaaaattaatattaaaagagataaaaaaacaaaaagttataatttttaggcaataaaaaaagagggGGAAATGTGGAAATGTCAAAATGTGGTGAGACAGAGGAACATATTAACAAACAGAATATAGAAGAGTTAGAAGAagtgaagaaaaataaaatatcagaggaaaatttaaaaggaGATTGTGCTGTTaagaaa of the Plasmodium malariae genome assembly, chromosome: 6 genome contains:
- the PmUG01_06023500 gene encoding DnaJ protein, putative — its product is MTNSIYRNPYSILNVEKNCDIETAKKQFKKLAIIYHPDKQNYHLNKEKEKEIMRENSKINKERQQVKTENIDFVTVVWAYEQILKEIQCSNKLEKYENALNIKKKDLEYISEENTYLYFCRCGDFFLFKKNLYFEYYVIYACQSCSSSVYLIP
- the PmUG01_06023600 gene encoding conserved Plasmodium protein, unknown function; amino-acid sequence: MISLSCKQLGGGVGRRLCMPIYSGSSDSVFKDKHFVLKKINHKYENVLLFGDVNKLRSTAVDLIRTISGKSENSNADYENINFKRYGGRKEIKSIEAKNEKNLENDITVNDYSTEDSDLLTGNDNNLEKVIITSQNKNLELRKKLSFWQIYSLRVKKSLHLFNLRDFALILQSFHLYNKDTGIYVSSVKHIDRQVASMNGISFVIILNILSKRLKKNNYNDFFKKMMNYLPNVIYELNIQDMNNILNCFYNLELSNTKVCEMFCPKIISNLDKVEDTYTLSSLCYIFYKYDFENLHFFECLKKRGLCLLNDFDATEFYRFIFSLYKKNICLKDIIEKKKNDVFTFLSNYNDEEKLFMCKFFGIK